The Pleurocapsa minor HA4230-MV1 nucleotide sequence ATAGTCACTACCTAAAGAAATTTAGTATAAAACCGTACTCAATTGAGCAAAATAAAGATTAATTGTGATGAAACCAAACATTTACTCTGGATCTTGATACAAAAATTAAAATTAATTTACGTAATTATGTCGAAGACGTTTGTGATTTTTTTCGTCATGATACTTTTGATCGAGTAGTTTTTATACAGTAATTGCCAGCTCAACCTAGGAATTAACAAAATCATGAGACAGTTCAAATAATGACACATGATAATTCTCTAAGCTTTTGGACAAGATAGTAAAGTAATCTGGGACAATTTTTATTTAATGTTATGCAGAGCGATCGCAATCAACAACCTCAATTAACAACAGTCAGTTTAACCACCGAACAGCGGCTCAAAAACTGTGTTAAGGCTAAAGCAAATCAAGGGGATTATGTTGTGGCGATCGCCCTGCTCGATCGGCTAATTGCTTTGCGCCCCAATCATGCCGTTAACTACAATAATCGAGGGCTGATGTATTTTCGCAATAATCAAATTATTGAAGCGCTTTGCGATCTGTCTTTGGCGTTAGAAATCAATCCTCATTTAGATAGTGCCTACAACAACCGAGCCAATTGCCATGCTGCCCAAGGAGATCTCCCAGAGGCGATCGCCGATTATGATTTAGCTTTAGATCTTAATCCTGGTAATATTCGCGCTTGGATTAATCAGGGTATTGCTTTTCGTGAATTAGAACTGTACGAACTAGGGCTAGAAAACTTCGATATTGCCCTCTTGATCGGTGATGCTCTAGAAGATAGAATTTATGCCGAAAGAGGCAGAACCTATCACTTGAGAGGCGATTGGAATTGCGCCATCTCAGATTACCAAACAGCACTTAATATTTTGACCAATAAACCCGATGAGGTTAATTATTTTTACAGGGTACAAAGTTGGTTCAATGAATTACTTAGTCCTTTAATGATTAGTCATTACTAAAGAATGTTACATATATGAATATTATTTGAAAATATATTGTTGTCTGGCAGCATAAATCTGCTATGATCCCCAGGAAAGTTGGATTTTACACGCCCAACTAACTATTCACTCCTGAGCCAAAAACTTTTCTTTGGCTACGTTTTTATCACGCGCTTACTTCACACACTAGGAGCCTAAGCTATGAATCTTGAGTCTAACCAATTATCTCTGGAGCAAGAATTTATGCACCAGGTATTTACGACAAAAATAAAAAATTTATCTTCTGAGGAAACTAAAGAATTATTAATTAAATTTCATAAGCAAATGTTATTTAAAGATAACTTTTATCGTCAGCGATCGCATAAAAGCAAAAAAATTATCCAGCGAAATATTGGCTAATTAGGCTTGAGATTGAATTAATGAAGATTAAATTGATTGGTGAGAATTAGAAACTGAGGCGATATATTTGATAATATGTCTCTCTTTCTAGATCAATAACATGAGCCCTAAAGGATTCCTAAAGGATACCGCTCCGCATATAGCTCCGCGTCACGATCGCCATTCTTTTATCCGTTCCGATCTAGCCCAGCTGGCAGCCTATACACCTCATCCAGGGGGTGAAAGTACTGCTATTGTCGATCATTTAGACACCAACGAAAGCCCCTTAGATCTACCCGCAGAAATCAAGTCTAAACTAGCATGGACATATCAGCAGGAAATTGAGGCTAATCGCTATCCTGATGGTAGTCATCATGAATTAAAGAGTTTAATTGCCGATTACGTTGTCGAGTCGGCTAAGTTAAGTGATTTAGATTTAACTAGCGCCAATATTTCGGTGGGGAATGGCTCAGATGAGCTGATTCGCTCCTTGCTGATTGCTACTTGTCTTGGGGGGGAAGGTTCGATCTTAGTATCTACCCCAACTTTTTCGATGTATGGCATCCTCGCCAGGACTTTGGGCATTCCTGTAATCACGGTTTCAAGACAAGAAGATTTTAGCTTAGATTGCAATCTGGCTCAATTAGCGATCGCCGAAACTCAAGAACCCCCTATACGGGTAGTATTTATGGTACATCCCAATTCTCCTACGGGAAATGCCCTGACAAATCAGGAGCTAGAATGGTTAAAAAGCCTGCCTGAGAATATTTTAGTTGTAATTGATGAGGCGTACTTTGAGTTTAGCCAAACCTCGGCGGTTAGTGAGTTAGCCCAACGTAGTAACTGGATTGTCCTGCGTACCTTTTCCAAAGCCTTTCGTTTAGCAGCTCATCGTGTAGGATATGCGATCGCTAATCCCGATTTAATCAGTGTCTTAGAAAAAGTTCGTTTACCTTATAATCTTCCTAGCTTTTCTCAAGTAGCAGCCAAGGTAGCTCTCCAGCAACGCGAGCTATTACTACCCTTAGTTGAGCAAACTATTGTCGAAAGAGAAAGAGTCTATGGAATTTTGCAAGCAAACGATAGCTTTCAAGTATGGCAGAGTCAGGCTAATTTTCTGTATTTGCGCTTACAAGATACTAGTCAACAGGAGCAGATTTTAGCCAATATTACCCAAAAGCTCAAAGCAGCAGGAACTCTAATTCGTCATACGGGGGGTGGTTTACGCATCACCATTGGTACTGCCACAGAAAACGATCGCACTCTCCAAAGGCTAACTGAAATAGTGAACCTAGAGCTTAGAACTTAGAGCCTAGAGCCTAGAGCCTAGAGCTTTTAAACAATTTAAATTACTTAAAAACACAATAATCCTCAAAACTATGAGCATGAGATGAGAGAATAAAAAGCTATGATAACTGATTGCAGTAGGATATGAGTTTAGATTGGATTAATCGTGCCGAACGTTTAGATGCCCTGCCCCCTTACGTATTTGCTCGTTTAGACGAATTAAAAGCCCGCGCCAGGGAACAAGGATTAGATTTAATTGATTTAGGGATGGGAAACCCCG carries:
- a CDS encoding histidinol-phosphate transaminase → MSPKGFLKDTAPHIAPRHDRHSFIRSDLAQLAAYTPHPGGESTAIVDHLDTNESPLDLPAEIKSKLAWTYQQEIEANRYPDGSHHELKSLIADYVVESAKLSDLDLTSANISVGNGSDELIRSLLIATCLGGEGSILVSTPTFSMYGILARTLGIPVITVSRQEDFSLDCNLAQLAIAETQEPPIRVVFMVHPNSPTGNALTNQELEWLKSLPENILVVIDEAYFEFSQTSAVSELAQRSNWIVLRTFSKAFRLAAHRVGYAIANPDLISVLEKVRLPYNLPSFSQVAAKVALQQRELLLPLVEQTIVERERVYGILQANDSFQVWQSQANFLYLRLQDTSQQEQILANITQKLKAAGTLIRHTGGGLRITIGTATENDRTLQRLTEIVNLELRT
- a CDS encoding tetratricopeptide repeat protein; its protein translation is MQSDRNQQPQLTTVSLTTEQRLKNCVKAKANQGDYVVAIALLDRLIALRPNHAVNYNNRGLMYFRNNQIIEALCDLSLALEINPHLDSAYNNRANCHAAQGDLPEAIADYDLALDLNPGNIRAWINQGIAFRELELYELGLENFDIALLIGDALEDRIYAERGRTYHLRGDWNCAISDYQTALNILTNKPDEVNYFYRVQSWFNELLSPLMISHY
- a CDS encoding NblA/ycf18 family protein — translated: MNLESNQLSLEQEFMHQVFTTKIKNLSSEETKELLIKFHKQMLFKDNFYRQRSHKSKKIIQRNIG